The Syngnathus typhle isolate RoL2023-S1 ecotype Sweden linkage group LG16, RoL_Styp_1.0, whole genome shotgun sequence genome includes a region encoding these proteins:
- the kif26ab gene encoding kinesin-like protein KIF26A isoform X2 encodes MNAYGDGQLALDGGEHPKLEGCPTGESPATPRKRLLSAEDTRCSLRPAPEGAGSVSLPETEEKGGFCDTCQKKVSELRKLALVLADQTSFKDTGYASFLFEQLHTSGSKEGAVTCCQVCFTPLHQLKQEALQTLNAPVLALGSDMPALPASSFLPQPSRFASSVHANQLSKGQTAPHSLSEKGNLSGPKSSVQVTVAGGQFSGPLSSVTIQAQQYLEGVWSISRVNNFLPQPKPIQSSMVDAGRDVTTSASPLATITSSGSTKSSTLTPCRLPTPITSASSSITPSSSTAASFFIRAAQKLNLSSKRKKQQPSLLHPQEPSIYPTNFSGILQVSPPPAPPCLLRASSKVKENPGMGKVKVMMRICPSLEATDSSESQSFLKVDSRKKQVTLYDPASSPPHSSSGHRRSATVAVPKIFAFDAVFTQDASQAEVCSGTVAEVIQSVANGADGCIFCFGQVKLGKTYTMIGNDDSTQTLGVVPCAISWLFKLINERKEKTGARFSVRVSAVEIFGQDEELKDLLSDVSTGSQQEGQSPGIHLREDPICGTQLQNQSELHAPTAEKAAFFLDAAMSARSTSRPDADEEERRNSHMLFTLHIYQYRMEKSSKGGMSGGRSRLHLIDLGSCEKVLSKSRDGGGGACLSLNALGTVIMALANGAKHVPYRESKLTMLLRESLGNINCRTTMIAHISDSPVNYADSLTTIQLASRIHRMRKKKSKYASSSSGGESSCEEGRIRRPPHLRPFHPRTVALDPDLPSLLSDPDYSSSSEHSCDTVIYVGPGGAAISDRELSDNEGPPAFVPIIPSLNKKRAVKEGPLDRDQFFKCNTFAELQERLDCIDGSEEPTAFVGEGKRNQASPKMDKSKESGSSVSPKTVASMTCNQDGTSPKQSPKSVAVQPFCSPGTKTKVDISERQNIPSESKQPECVPNVCRTSADGERNLVSENSVDTDQLPIAATVHPEPVVREKIFFNKKASHKENSEKTERSTTRMPPVGMSHQAVKRRDPCASPSHRSPMEVCQISSALQERCFDRDILRATVTLQQPVELNGEDELVFTVVEELSIGGIGVKGRPSSIISFNSDCSLQALASGSRPVSIISSINDEFDAYTSSVGGAEVNVEMVTPLQEGIMECVHSRGSSVSSWLSEVSVCTLESEGAQSSDVFLPPDKSIGPEATFHFESLDMFHPGPSTREAKNSLNDSGFSFSEQDSDSVASSKLSLTKCPPSPDPTKAPHRLPSKITKAHSLSSTQSSSMVHSSLPRKVKPTSSIPSSSSSSNSRDPARQENPWQRTDNLSQAQPIVPASRFVRTPPSGISTSKVSNNCNSTSRPSKVHGSTSSQRVVDGCEKSACKKSEPPSRMPQLRRGATTLGTVPVIHSSTDYKGTQDAAAATSLKFSSLGKNNKANSQKSSYLPRPGCISPPPPPVRKSSLDQKTKILLPQSALKSAYGEAGRSIGARAGVSEDELEVRHRADSIHFKTSSLRSDHVKVTSSLKARGTRGEAGHHYGSQISLERCDSLSLSSTRAGLSRENSGASLGSGTGKVGKSIPRFGLPNSSSSPIATCPSSPGTISKTGQVKASGNPRTLGSLNNSKARSLSANNSKGLSSSTKSLATAVTRTTNANLPPSGRTSAPRTTAAVSSKPGRGTIMGTKQAVRAANSRVSELATGGISGKHVRVSGDSDSGNDSGVNVGDDKSPTAMLPSPYSKITAPRRPQRYSSGHGSDNSSVLSGELPPAMGRTALFYHSGGSSGYESMIRDSEATGSASSAHDSMSESGMSSSGRTRSSKYPKKRATGFQRRRLIPAPLPDTSSLGKKVSTAAQWVDLPPTLKEPFEIKVYEIDDVERLQRGRQEQVSEQPFHDVDKGLLYFNNKLKMLERRQQQVRELKSKHEVLMEELEDTKARLMMDPSKWTGEFEVDPNLDKESPEYLDILERVTDELEFCVNLCKSRVMMVTCFDISTQPAGAHEEPREVEV; translated from the exons ATGAATGCTTATGGGGACGGTCAACTTGCGCTTGACGGAGGGGAGCATCCAAAA TTGGAGGGATGTCCGACTGGAGAGTCTCCAGCCACCCCCAGGAAGAGGCTTCTCTCTGCGGAGGACACGCGCTGCAGCCTCCGGCCTGCCCCAGAGGGCGCCGGCTCTGTTTCTCTGCCCGAGACGGAGGAAAAGGGAGGCTTTTGTGACACTTGTCAGAAGAAAGTGTCCGAGTTGAGGAAACTAGCGTTAGTCCTGGCTGATCAAACCTCATTCAAG GACACGGGCTATGCATCATTTCTGTTCGAGCAACTCCACACATCTGGCAGCAAGGAAGGTGCCGTCACCTGCTGTCAGGTGTGCTTCACGCCTCTCCATCAACTGAAGCAGGAGGCTCTCCAGACTCTCAATGCTCCCGTCCTCGCCCTTGGCTCCGACATGCCGGCCTTGCCCGCCTCTTCCTTTCTCCCGCAGCCTTCCAGATTTGCATCCAGTGTTCATGCGAATCAACTGTCCAAAGGCCAAACTGCCCCACATTCCCTCTCGGAGAAGGGGAACCTGTCAGGTCCAAAGTCCAGTGTCCAGGTGACAGTGGCAGGAGGGCAATTTAGCGGACCTCTGAGCTCTGTCACCATCCAAGCACAGCAGTACCTCGAGGGCGTTTGGAGCATCTCCAGGGTCAACAACTTCCTCCCTCAACCTAAACCG ATCCAGAGCTCGATGGTTGACGCCGGCAGAGATGTCACGACCTCCGCATCCCCGCTCGCCACCATAACCAGCAGCGGCTCGACCAAAAGCAGCACCTTGACGCCCTGTCGCCTCCCTACCCCCATCACCAGTGCATCCAGCTCCATCACACCCTCCTCATCTACAGCAGCCTCTTTCTTTATCAG GGCAGCTCAGAAGCTCAACCTGTCCTCCAAACGGAAGAAGCAGCAGCCTTCCCTGCTTCACCCACAGGAGCCTTCCATCTACCCCACCAACTTCAGTGGTATCCTGCAGGTGTCGCCCCCTCCTGCCCCACCATGCCTGCTCCGTGCCAGCTCCAAAGTCAAAGAGAATCCAGGGATGGGAAAG GTCAAAGTAATGATGCGTATTTGCCCGTCTTTGGAAGCGACAGACTCGTCCGAGTCTCAATCCTTCCTGAAAGTGGACAGCAGGAAAAAGCAGGTCACCCTTTACGATCCCGCATCCAGCCCGCCACACTCAAGTTCAGGACACAGACGCTCCGCCACTGTTGCTGTCCCAAAGATATTTGCTTTTGATGCTGTTTTTACCCAAGACGCCTCACAA GCGGAGGTGTGCTCAGGTACGGTGGCAGAGGTCATCCAGTCAGTGGCGAATGGCGCCGATGGATGCATCTTCTGCTTCGGACAGGTTAAGCTTG GCAAGACGTACACGATGATTGGAAACGACGACTCCACTCAGACCTTAGGTGTTGTGCCCTGCGCCATCTCCTGGCTCTTTAAGCTCATCAATGAACGCAAGGAGAAGACGGGTGCTCGCTTCTCCGTCCGGGTGTCTGCGGTGGAAATCTTTGGCCAAGATGAGGAACTTAAGGACCTGCTGTCTGACGTATCGACGGGTAGCCAGCAGGAGGGCCAGTCGCCAGGCATCCATCTCAGAGAGGATCCCATTTGCGGCACTCAA CTTCAGAATCAGAGCGAGCTTCATGCCCCGACAGCTGAGAAGGCAGCCTTCTTTCTGGATGCTGCCATGTCGGCCCGCAGCACCAGCCGACCCGATGCGGATGAGGAGGAGCGACGCAACTCGCATATGCTCTTCACGCTACACATCTACCAGTATCGTATGGAGAAGAGCAGCAAGGGAGGAA TGTCAGGTGGGCGGAGCAGGCTACACCTCATTGACCTGGGGAGCTGTGAAAAAGTCTTGAGTAAAAGTCGAGACGGAGGAGGAGGTGCATGTCTCTCACTGAATGCATTGGGAACCGTCATCATGGCTTTGGCGAATGGAGCGAAGCACGTACCTTACAG GGAGAGCAAATTAACCATGTTGCTGAGAGAGTCCCTTGGCAACATCAACTGCCGAACCACCATGATTGCCCACATTTCTGATTCCCCGGTTAACTACGCCGACTCACTCACCACCATCCAGTTGGCATCCCGGATTCATCGAAtgaggaaaaagaaatcaaag tATGCATCCAGTTCATCTGGAGGGGAAAGTTCCTGTGAGGAAGGGAGGATCCGTCGACCACCCCACCTCAGGCCTTTCCATCCTCGGACAGTAGCCCTAGACCCGGATCTACCCTCTCTGCTCAGTGACCCAGACTACTCCTCCAGTAGTGAGCACTCGTGCGATACTGTCATTtacgtgggcccgggtggagctgCGATCTCAGACAGAGAGCTGAGTGACAATGAAGGTCCACCTGCTTTTGTTCCCATCATCCCTTCCCTGAACAAGAAGAGGGCAGTCAAGGAAGGTCCCTTAGACAGAGACCAATTCTTTAAATGCAACACGTTTGCTGAGCTTCAAGAGAGGCTGGATTGTATAGACGGTAGTGAAGAACCTACAGCATTTGTTGGTGAGGGTAAGCGAAACCAAGCGAGCCCCAAGATGGACAAATCCAAGGAGAGCGGAAGCTCTGTTTCACCAAAGACTGTTGCAAGTATGACTTGCAACCAAGATGGCACGTCACCCAAACAATCTCCTAAATCTGTTGCTGTACAGCCATTTTGCAGTCCTGGCACTAAAACAAAAGTGGACATTTCTGAAAGGCAAAACATACCTTCAGAAAGCAAACAACCGGAATGTGTTCCAAATGTATGCAGAACCAGCGCTGATGGTGAGAGGAACTTGGTTTCAGAAAACAGTGTCGATACTGATCAATTGCCAATCGCTGCAACGGTTCATCCTGAACCAGTTGTAAGGGAGAAGATCTTCTTCAACAAGAAAGCATCTCACAAGGAAAATTCAGAAAAGACAGAACGGTCTACCACCAGAATGCCCCCGGTTGGAATGAGCCACCAAGCAGTCAAACGGAGGGATCCTTGTGCTTCTCCAAGTCATCGGTCTCCGATGGAAGTTTGCCAGATCAGCTCCGCCTTGCAGGAAAGATGTTTTGATCGGGACATCCTCAGAGCTACCGTCACCTTGCAGCAGCCTGTGGAGCTGAATGGAGAAGATGAGCTGGTATTCACCGTGGTTGAAGAACTGTCTATTGGCGGTATTGGAGTTAAGGGCCGGCCATCCAGCATCATCAGCTTTAACAGTGATTGTTCTCTGCAGGCTCTTGCTTCTGGCTCCAGACCTGTTAGCATTATTAGCAGCATCAACGATGAATTTGATGCCTACACATCATCTGTTGGTGGAGCTGAGGTAAATGTTGAAATGGTCACACCGCTGCAGGAAGGAATAATGGAGTGTGTACATAGTAGAGGTTCATCTGTCAGCTCTTGGCTTAGTGAAGTGAGTGTCTGCACCCTGGAGAGTGAAGGGGCACAATCTTCTGATGTCTTTCTTCCTCCAGACAAGAGTATTGGACCAGAAGCCACTTTTCATTTTGAATCCCTTGACATGTTCCATCCTGGACCATCAACTAGAGAAGCCAAGAATTCCTTGAATGACAGTGGGTTTAGTTTTTCAGAACAGGACAGTGACAGTGTCGCCTCAAGCAAGCTGTCCTTGACCAAGTGCCCCCCATCTCCAGATCCAACCAAAGCACCCCATAGATTACCTTCTAAAATAACAAAAGCTCACTCACTTAGCTCCACACAGAGCTCCTCTATGGTTCACTCCAGTCTTCCAAGGAAGGTCAAACCTACCTCATCCATCCCCAGTAGTAGCAGTAGCAGCAACAGCAGAGATCCAGCGAGGCAGGAAAATCCCTGGCAGCGCACAGACAACCTCTCACAAGCGCAACCCATTGTCCCCGCTAGCAGGTTTGTCAGAACCCCTCCCAGTGGTATCTCCACGAGCAAAGTATCCAACAACTGTAACAGTACATCTCGACCATCCAAGGTACATGGGTCTACCTCATCCCAAAGGGTGGTTGATGGGTGCGAGAAGTCTGCCTGTAAGAAATCTGAACCCCCCAGCAGAATGCCTCAACTAAGAAGAGGTGCCACCACTCTAGGAACAGTGCCCGTCATCCATTCCTCAACGGACTACAAGGGAACCCAAGATGCTGCAGCAGCAACAAGCCTTAAATTCTCCTCTCTCGGGAAAAACAACAAGGCTAACTCACAGAAGTCAAGTTATCTACCCAGACCTGGTTGCATATCCCCTCCTCCACCACCGGTAAGAAAGTCCAGCCTGGACCAAAAGACCAAGATTCTTCTACCCCAAAGTGCCTTAAAGTCAGCATATGGGGAGGCAGGAAGGAGCATTGGGGCAAGGGCAGGCGTGTCAGAGGATGAGCTTGAGGTTCGTCACAGAGCAGactccattcatttcaaaaccTCCAGTCTAAGATCTGACCATGTCAAAGTTACTTCTAGTCTGAAGGCAAGAGGAACGAGAGGTGAAGCCGGGCATCACTATGGGAGTCAGATATCCTTAGAGAGGTGTGACAGTTTGTCTCTGTCCAGCACCCGAGCCGGGCTTAGTCGAGAAAATAGTGGAGCGAGTCTCGGTAGCGGCACTGGCAAAGTTGGTAAATCCATCCCGAGATTTGGCCTTCCTAATTCATCAAGTTCTCCGATCGCTACCTGCCCGTCATCTCCAGGAACCATAAGCAAAACGGGCCAGGTCAAAGCATCAGGAAACCCTCGAACATTAGGATCACTTAATAACAGTAAGGCACGCTCATTGTCCGCCAACAATTCCAAGGGCTTAAGTTCCTCCACCAAATCTTTGGCCACCGCTGTGACTAGAACTACCAATGCCAACCTTCCGCCATCAGGTAGAACATCAGCTCCTCGGACCACCGCTGCTGTCAGCAGCAAACCAGGGAGAGGGACTATCATGGGGACAAAGCAGGCCGTACGAGCCGCCAATAGCCGTGTGAGCGAACTGGCAACAGGCGGAATATCCGGCAAACACGTGAGAGTTTCCGGAGATTCCGACAGCGGTAACGACAGTGGCGTGAACGTGGGGGATGACAAATCCCCAACAGCTATGCTACCTTCTCCGTATAGCAAAATTACAGCGCCTAGACGACCTCAGCGCTATAGCAGCGGACATGGTAGTGACAACAGCAGCGTGCTGAGTGGCGAGTTGCCTCCCGCTATGGGCCGCACAGCTCTCTTCTATCATAGCGGTGGCAGCAGCGGATACGAGAGTATGATCCGTGACAGCGAAGCGACGGGGAGCGCTTCCTCTGCCCATGACTCAATGAGCGAGAGTGGGATGTCATCTTCGGGCAGAACCAGGAGCTCCAAATATCCCAAAAAGAGAGCAACTG GTTTCCAGAGAAGACGGCTAATTCCAGCGCCCCTGCCAGATACCTCTTCCCTGGGGAAGAAAGTGAGCACAGCAGCCCAGTGGGTGGACTTGCCCCCAACGTTGAAAGAACCTTTTGAAATCAAGGTCTATGAGATTGACGATGTGGAACGCCTTCAGAGAGGACGTCAGGAACAAGTTTCAGAG CAACCATTTCATGATGTTGACAAG GGCCTGTTGTATTTTAATAATAAGTTGAAGATGTTGGAGAGAAGGCAACAGCAAGTAAGAGAATTGAAATCCAAGCACGAGGTTTTGATGGAGGAGCTAGAGGACACCAAGGCTCGGCTCATGATGGATCCCAGCAAGTGGACCGGAGAGT TTGAAGTGGACCCGAATTTGGATAAAGAGTCTCCGGAGTACCTGGACATCTTGGAGCGAGTCACAGACGAGCTGGAGTTTTGCGTCAACTTGTGCAAGTCGCGCGTTATGATGGTGACCTGCTTTGATATCAGCACACAGCCAGCCGGCGCTCACGAGGAACCACGGGAAGTTGAAGTGTGA